A genome region from Nicotiana tabacum cultivar K326 chromosome 13, ASM71507v2, whole genome shotgun sequence includes the following:
- the LOC107793029 gene encoding oxalate--CoA ligase isoform X2: MESNLTLTGFLKHTAAKFPTRRAISVSGKFDVTHARLHELIEHAASQLVAAGVKPRDVVALTFPNTIELVIMFLAVIRVGATAAPLNSAYTSEEFEFYLSDSESKLLLIAKEGNEAAQAAATKLNVPQIAVTLPHSDSNVSLIQSNPLSDSESVSKIVNEPSDVALFLHTSGTTSRPKGVPLTQHNLVSSVNNIKSVYKLTESDSTVIVLPLFHVHGLIAGLLSSLGAGGSVTLPASGRFSASSFWSDMKNYNATWYTAVPTIHQILLDRHLSSPESAYPKLRFIRSCSAALAPSILSRLEEAFGAPVLEAYAMTEATHLMCSNPLPENGPHLPGSVGKPVGQEMAILDENGVVQGPDSKGEICIRGPNVTKGYKNNPEANKSAFQFGWFHTGDVGYLDSDGYLHLVGRIKELINRGGEKISPIEVDAVLVSHPDISQAVAFGVPDDKYGEEINCAVIPREGSKIDEADVAGFCKKNLAAFKVPKKVFMTDSLPKTATGKIQRRLVADRSQLQKCPSLELKNILGSLQLLKQINGY, encoded by the exons atggaaagtaATTTGACACTCACGGGGTTTCTGAAACATACTGCTGCAAAATTCCCTACCCGTCGGGCTATATCTGTTTCGGGGAAATTCGATGTAACACATGCAAGGCTTCATGAACTTATCGAACATGCCGCTTCTCAACTTGTTGCTGCTGGTGTTAAGCCCCGTGATGTCGTCGCTCTTACCTTTCCCAATACCATTGAG TTGGTGATTATGTTTTTGGCTGTAATTCGAGTTGGAGCCACGGCAGCGCCACTAAATTCAGCATACACGTCCGAAGAATTCGAGTTCTATTTATCAGATTCCGAGTCCAAACTGTTGTTAATTGCAAAGGAAGGTAATGAGGCAGCTCAAGCAGCAGCAACGAAGCTCAATGTCCCTCAAATTGCTGTGACTCTGCCCCATTCCGACTCTAATGTCTCTCTCATCCAGAGTAATCCGCTCTCAGATTCTGAATCGGTTTCTAAGATTGTTAATGAACCGTCCGATGTTGCACTTTTCCTCCATACCTCTGGCACCACGAGCAGACCAAAGGGTGTTCCCCTGACACAACACAATTTAGTATCATCAGTGAACAACATCAAATCGGTTTACAAACTCACTGAATCCGACTCTACAGTCATCGTTTTGCCACTCTTTCATGTCCATGGATTAATTGCAG GGTTACTGAGCTCACTTGGTGCTGGAGGATCTGTGACACTCCCTGCATCTGGGAGATTCTCTGCTTCATCTTTCTGGTCAGATATGAAAAATTACAACGCCACATGGTACACAGCTGTGCCTACTATTCACCAAATCCTATTGGATCGCCACTTGAGCAGTCCCGAATCTGCTTACCCGAAACTCCGATTCATTAGGAGTTGCAGTGCTGCTCTAGCACCATCTATACTATCTAGGCTAGAAGAAGCATTCGGTGCACCTGTTTTAGAGGCATATGCAATGACAGAGGCCACACATTTAATGTGTTCAAATCCATTACCTGAAAATGGTCCACACTTGCCAGGGTCAGTAGGAAAACCTGTGGGTCAAGAAATGGCAATATTGGATGAGAATGGTGTGGTACAAGGGCCTGATTCAAAGGGAGAGATTTGCATTAGGGGTCCAAATGTTACTAAAGGGTACAAGAATAATCCTGAGGCTAATAAATCTGCTTTCCAGTTTGGTTGGTTTCATACTGGAGATGTTGGATACTTGGACTCTGATGGATATTTGCATTTGGTTGGAAGGATCAAGGAATTGATCAACCGTGGAG GGGAAAAAATATCACCTATAGAAGTGGATGCGGTCCTTGTTTCTCATCCTGATATTTCTCAGGCTGTTGCTTTCGGGGTTCCTGATGACAAATATGGTGAAGAG ATAAACTGCGCAGTTATTCCACGAGAAGGGTCAAAGATAGATGAAGCAGACGTCGCGGGATTCTGCAAGAAAAATCTGGCAGCCTTTAAGGTCCCAAAAAAGGTGTTTATGACCGATTCTCTTCCAAAAACTGCAACTGGTAAAATTCAACGAAGACTTGTCGCGGACAGATCTCAACTGCAAAAGTGCCCAAGTTTGGAGCTTAAAAATATACTTGGGTCTCTACAATTGCTTAAGCAGATTAACG gTTACTAA
- the LOC107793029 gene encoding oxalate--CoA ligase isoform X1 has product MESNLTLTGFLKHTAAKFPTRRAISVSGKFDVTHARLHELIEHAASQLVAAGVKPRDVVALTFPNTIELVIMFLAVIRVGATAAPLNSAYTSEEFEFYLSDSESKLLLIAKEGNEAAQAAATKLNVPQIAVTLPHSDSNVSLIQSNPLSDSESVSKIVNEPSDVALFLHTSGTTSRPKGVPLTQHNLVSSVNNIKSVYKLTESDSTVIVLPLFHVHGLIAGLLSSLGAGGSVTLPASGRFSASSFWSDMKNYNATWYTAVPTIHQILLDRHLSSPESAYPKLRFIRSCSAALAPSILSRLEEAFGAPVLEAYAMTEATHLMCSNPLPENGPHLPGSVGKPVGQEMAILDENGVVQGPDSKGEICIRGPNVTKGYKNNPEANKSAFQFGWFHTGDVGYLDSDGYLHLVGRIKELINRGGEKISPIEVDAVLVSHPDISQAVAFGVPDDKYGEEINCAVIPREGSKIDEADVAGFCKKNLAAFKVPKKVFMTDSLPKTATGKIQRRLVADRSQLQKCPSLELKNILGSLQLLKQINGISNNSNTHSFCW; this is encoded by the exons atggaaagtaATTTGACACTCACGGGGTTTCTGAAACATACTGCTGCAAAATTCCCTACCCGTCGGGCTATATCTGTTTCGGGGAAATTCGATGTAACACATGCAAGGCTTCATGAACTTATCGAACATGCCGCTTCTCAACTTGTTGCTGCTGGTGTTAAGCCCCGTGATGTCGTCGCTCTTACCTTTCCCAATACCATTGAG TTGGTGATTATGTTTTTGGCTGTAATTCGAGTTGGAGCCACGGCAGCGCCACTAAATTCAGCATACACGTCCGAAGAATTCGAGTTCTATTTATCAGATTCCGAGTCCAAACTGTTGTTAATTGCAAAGGAAGGTAATGAGGCAGCTCAAGCAGCAGCAACGAAGCTCAATGTCCCTCAAATTGCTGTGACTCTGCCCCATTCCGACTCTAATGTCTCTCTCATCCAGAGTAATCCGCTCTCAGATTCTGAATCGGTTTCTAAGATTGTTAATGAACCGTCCGATGTTGCACTTTTCCTCCATACCTCTGGCACCACGAGCAGACCAAAGGGTGTTCCCCTGACACAACACAATTTAGTATCATCAGTGAACAACATCAAATCGGTTTACAAACTCACTGAATCCGACTCTACAGTCATCGTTTTGCCACTCTTTCATGTCCATGGATTAATTGCAG GGTTACTGAGCTCACTTGGTGCTGGAGGATCTGTGACACTCCCTGCATCTGGGAGATTCTCTGCTTCATCTTTCTGGTCAGATATGAAAAATTACAACGCCACATGGTACACAGCTGTGCCTACTATTCACCAAATCCTATTGGATCGCCACTTGAGCAGTCCCGAATCTGCTTACCCGAAACTCCGATTCATTAGGAGTTGCAGTGCTGCTCTAGCACCATCTATACTATCTAGGCTAGAAGAAGCATTCGGTGCACCTGTTTTAGAGGCATATGCAATGACAGAGGCCACACATTTAATGTGTTCAAATCCATTACCTGAAAATGGTCCACACTTGCCAGGGTCAGTAGGAAAACCTGTGGGTCAAGAAATGGCAATATTGGATGAGAATGGTGTGGTACAAGGGCCTGATTCAAAGGGAGAGATTTGCATTAGGGGTCCAAATGTTACTAAAGGGTACAAGAATAATCCTGAGGCTAATAAATCTGCTTTCCAGTTTGGTTGGTTTCATACTGGAGATGTTGGATACTTGGACTCTGATGGATATTTGCATTTGGTTGGAAGGATCAAGGAATTGATCAACCGTGGAG GGGAAAAAATATCACCTATAGAAGTGGATGCGGTCCTTGTTTCTCATCCTGATATTTCTCAGGCTGTTGCTTTCGGGGTTCCTGATGACAAATATGGTGAAGAG ATAAACTGCGCAGTTATTCCACGAGAAGGGTCAAAGATAGATGAAGCAGACGTCGCGGGATTCTGCAAGAAAAATCTGGCAGCCTTTAAGGTCCCAAAAAAGGTGTTTATGACCGATTCTCTTCCAAAAACTGCAACTGGTAAAATTCAACGAAGACTTGTCGCGGACAGATCTCAACTGCAAAAGTGCCCAAGTTTGGAGCTTAAAAATATACTTGGGTCTCTACAATTGCTTAAGCAGATTAACGGTATTAgtaataactcaaatactcattctTTTTGCTGGTAG